One window of Theropithecus gelada isolate Dixy chromosome 4, Tgel_1.0, whole genome shotgun sequence genomic DNA carries:
- the PBOV1 gene encoding LOW QUALITY PROTEIN: prostate and breast cancer overexpressed gene 1 protein (The sequence of the model RefSeq protein was modified relative to this genomic sequence to represent the inferred CDS: inserted 1 base in 1 codon; deleted 1 base in 1 codon; substituted 1 base at 1 genomic stop codon): MRTFLRDQKYEDMHNIIHILQIRKLRHRXNFPRLPGILAPEAALLPFCYKIFXKKEKVKRSQKATEFIDYSIEQSHHAILTPLQTHLTMKGSSMKGSSLSSESIFLTLTLQLTQTLGLECCLLYLSKTMHPQTI, encoded by the exons ATGAGGACCTTCTTAAGGGATCAGAAATATGAGGATATGCAcaatattattcacattttacagatcagaaaattgaggcaca taAACTTTCCAAGGCTACCAGGCATTCTAGCTCCAGAAGCTGCACTCTTACCATTCTGCTacaagatattttgaaaaaaagaaaaagtgaaaagaagtcAAAAGGCAACAGAGTTCATTGATTATTCCATTGAACAGTCACACCATGCCATTCTCACACCCTTGCAGACACATTTGACCATGAAAGGTTCCTCAATGAAAGGTTCCTCATTATCTTCAGAATCCATATTTCTCACATTGACCTTGCAGTTAACTCAAACC CTAGGTCTGGAATGCTGTCTTCTCTACCTATCAAAAACTATGCATCCACAAACCATATAA